A window of Macrococcus sp. 19Msa1099 genomic DNA:
AGCAAATCCATTTACAAGATTTATAAGAGCGGATTTAGATTACCGTAATATGACGGTAGCGCCGAGTGGATTTAATAAGAGTAATGCAGTGATCGGCATCGCAAAAAGCAATAGCATGATTGTTTTACCTGGGGGAACGAGAGGGTTTAAACAAGGTGACACTGTAGATGTCCTGTTAACAGAACTTTCTTGTGAGGATTCATCATGGTAAAAGTATTGCAAGTCGTTGGATTTAAAAAGTCTGGAAAAACAACAACGATGAATCGTATTATTAAGCAATTGAAAACACTCGATTATGAAGTGTCTGTTATTAAACATCACGGTGAAATTGGTGGACAGGAAATAGATATTCCAAGAACTCGTGATCATATAACATATATAGAGAACGGAGCAGATGAAAGCATCGTCCAGGGATATGCGTATATTCATAAGCTAAGAAAGAATGAATCGATTGAACTCCAGACTATTATCGATGAAGAAGTAACGTGTAAGGATATTGTGCTAGTAGAAGGTTATAAGCAGGCACATTACGATAAAATTGTGCTTTACAACAATGCTGAAGATAAAGAGATGCTATCTCAGTTACAAAATATTAAACTGATGGTAGATACATCCGTTGATAGTGAACAAGTGATAAAGAAATTCATACAAAGTTGGGTAGGTGATACACGTGAAACAATTTGAGGTCGTAACGATGCCGATTGATGTTGAACATTATAGAAAGATGACGGTAACGCCACATCAAGGTGCAGTATGTGTGTTTACCGGTATCGTAAGAGAATGGACACAAGGTGTTAAAACAGAGTATCTGGAATATGAAGCATACATTCCAATGGCAGAGAAAAAATTAGAACAGATCGGTCAGGAAATAAACGTGAAATGGCCGGAGACGATAGTAAGTATTGCTCACCGTATCGGTAATCTTGAAGTATCAGAGATAGCAGTGGTGATTTGTGTATCGAGTCCGCATCGCAAAGATAGTTATGCAGCAAATGAATATG
This region includes:
- a CDS encoding molybdenum cofactor biosynthesis protein MoaE, which encodes MKQFEVVTMPIDVEHYRKMTVTPHQGAVCVFTGIVREWTQGVKTEYLEYEAYIPMAEKKLEQIGQEINVKWPETIVSIAHRIGNLEVSEIAVVICVSSPHRKDSYAANEYAIERIKEIVPIWKKEIWEDGEQWIGGQRGYHPNYKG
- the mobB gene encoding molybdopterin-guanine dinucleotide biosynthesis protein B — translated: MVKVLQVVGFKKSGKTTTMNRIIKQLKTLDYEVSVIKHHGEIGGQEIDIPRTRDHITYIENGADESIVQGYAYIHKLRKNESIELQTIIDEEVTCKDIVLVEGYKQAHYDKIVLYNNAEDKEMLSQLQNIKLMVDTSVDSEQVIKKFIQSWVGDTRETI